A region from the Aegilops tauschii subsp. strangulata cultivar AL8/78 chromosome 5, Aet v6.0, whole genome shotgun sequence genome encodes:
- the LOC109733245 gene encoding uncharacterized protein: MASRVDASGSGAKGKGKLEDIMQELALKEEDLDDVIFEDDDAPAEEELRWMVLARVHMDKGFSTYWFFRNMRSAWDLARPVKMKTLEDNLFQMQFNCLGDWERVTQGGPWHFRGNPVIIVPYDGYSKPTSIELFKFEIWVRIIDLPIAYHGKVKALAAKLGEFVDSEPSSFDFEGNFYRVRIKLDVRNPLKKATSLIRGGERQIFAVKYERLPDWCQVCGMMGHEFKEHSDGVHPPSALIFKNLRAPATTAWGTKRRNSN; the protein is encoded by the coding sequence ATGGCGAGCCGTGTGGACGCTTCTGGATCAGGAGCTAAGGGGAAGGGGAAGCTGGAGGACATCATGCAAGAGCTGGCTCTGAAGGAAGAAGATCTTGACGACGTGATCTTTGAGGACGACGACGCCCCTGCGGAGGAAGAACTCAGATGGATGGTTTTGGCGCGTGTGcacatggacaagggctttagtACCTACTGGTTTTTCAGAAACATGCGATCTGCTTGGGATCTAGCAAGACCGGTGAAGATGAAAACCCTAGAGGATAACCTATTCCAGATGCAGTTCAACTGCTTAGGGGACTGGGAGAGAGTCACCCAGGGGGGACCGTGGCACTTCAGGGGTAACCCTGTGATCATTGTTCCCTATGATGGTTATTCGAAGCCCACATCCATCGAACTATTCAAGTTTGAAATCTGGGTGAGGATCATCGATCTGCCCATAGCATATCATGGCAAGGTGAAGGCGCTGGCGGCAAAGTTGGGCGAGTTTGTGGACTCGGAACCCTCATCTTTTGATTTTGAGGGCAATTTTTACCGGGTGAGGATTAAGTTAGATGTTCGCAACCCACTGAAGAAAGCAACGTCTCTGATCCGTGGTGGAGAGCGGCAGATATTTGCAGTAAAATACGAGCGTCTTCCCGACTGGTGCCAAGTGTGTGGCATGATGGGCCATGAGTTTAAGGAACACAGTGATGGAGTTCACCCTCCTTCGGCGCTGATCTTCAAGAATTTGCGTGCTCCAGCTACTACTGCATGGGGGACGAAACGCCGTAACAGCAACTAG